From the Trichoplusia ni isolate ovarian cell line Hi5 chromosome 1, tn1, whole genome shotgun sequence genome, the window TTATTCTACTTGTTTAGTAGGTACTaactatgtatataataattaaattatagttaaatTTCGTCAAGAACAGTAACTTTAGTTGTACGCATACATTAGATACTACTATATTGATTTTTAcacagaattaaaataacaaataataaattaaagattgCACATTTTTCAGACTTgtgttttattctaaattatagAAGCTTGTTAAATTTCTAAATTACTTACAGttatcattcaaatattttgttcaagTGTATCATCATGggatttaaaactttacttgtTTTCAACCTTGCCAGAGGCGACACCAAATTGAAATAGTGAGAATTGTTAACGGTTGGCGTTGTTTATTTTATCCGTCTTATAGGCAGTGTTTGTAGGGATGCTGTAACCCCTCGCCTATCATGTAACACATGATGTGTGGAGTCCGTCCTCAGTGTTCCTGCAGCCGCTAGTGTTACCTGTAGTCGCGGTCTATGAGGATGACGTCGTGGTCGGTCCCGGGCGCGGTGCGGGCGCGGGCCAGCTGCGCGGGCGCGACGGCGCACAGGCCGGGGCCCCGCGCCGGGTCCCGGTACAGCAGGCGCCCCCCGCCCGCCCCCACTAGCACTATGTAGTGCCCCGAGTACGAGCCGCCGAAGCAGCGTCTGCGCAACATGCTTTACTACTCACTACGTCTACCTATGACAACATTTCTTGCAAGAATTAAAAATCTCGAGATAATAGTCGCTAGCTGAAGTAttggttacttttttttattttattaatcgaCTCCCGCGTTAAgaaatgtaatccttgtgtcgcgggggttttacaaacataaatttcacttgcacaaagacactcggACTCAAAAaatgcattcgtggatctcacaaacgcttatccttcgcggggatcgaacccgcgacacgtcgcgcatcgTGGGTTTAAAGTGTTGTTATTTCACACAGGCCTAAATTATATTCCGCTAACATAAACTGACAGCCTAGTATGTTACCTGAACTCAGCCTTGAGCTTGTTGTGCTTGCAGAGGCGGCAGACCAGCAGGCCGGCGTCCACCAGCACGAGCGCGGGCCCGCGCGAGCGCACGTGTGCCAGCAGCTCGGCCTGGCCCAGCGCCTGCTGCCAGACCCTGATGCCGCAAGCCTTGGCCTCCGCGAAGCGACGCTTCACGCGCTCGCGGTCCTGCGGAGAAGATTTGTCAATAAAGAGCTAACAATTGAAAGGTTTTATGAGGCTGGAAGGTTTTG encodes:
- the LOC113495607 gene encoding protein GUCD1-like yields the protein MEAQDEQYIEHRLDHFTQRYNWDCGVSCVLMLLTPAQREEMLDKFEMICREEGFNQSTWTIDLCYLLKRFGIEHRMFTITLGVNENYSRQGYYDRIIHLDRERVKRRFAEAKACGIRVWQQALGQAELLAHVRSRGPALVLVDAGLLVCRLCKHNKLKAEFRRCFGGSYSGHYIVLVGAGGGRLLYRDPARGPGLCAVAPAQLARARTAPGTDHDVILIDRDYR